The proteins below are encoded in one region of Streptomyces cyanogenus:
- a CDS encoding LPFR motif small protein, which produces MFRAIADVLRQIGGAVATVVTLPFRALARLFGGASSSARGSRA; this is translated from the coding sequence GTGTTCCGTGCCATCGCAGACGTCCTGCGGCAGATCGGCGGCGCCGTCGCCACGGTGGTCACGCTGCCGTTCCGGGCACTCGCCCGGCTGTTCGGCGGAGCATCGTCCTCCGCGCGCGGGAGCCGGGCCTGA
- a CDS encoding enoyl-CoA hydratase/isomerase family protein, which yields MEPQLSHQVTDSVATVVIRHPAKRNAMTTAMWRALPPLLDALARDGGVRALVLTGEGGTFCAGADISSLRGSPEEAPALAVAAEEALAAFPKPTLAAVRGHCVGGGAQLAAACDLRLAEEGALFGVTPAKLGVVYPASSTRRLVSLVGPATAKYLLFTGELIDAGRALRTGLVDEVLPEGELDKRIADLTRVLVSRSQLTQAAAKEFADGRTDRDAYWTAQARGSGDVAEGVAAFLERRRPRFTWSVSGSG from the coding sequence ATGGAGCCCCAGCTGTCCCACCAGGTCACCGACTCCGTCGCCACCGTGGTGATCCGCCATCCCGCCAAGCGCAACGCCATGACGACCGCGATGTGGCGGGCGCTGCCCCCGCTGCTGGACGCGCTGGCCCGGGACGGCGGCGTACGGGCGCTGGTGCTGACCGGCGAGGGCGGCACCTTCTGCGCGGGGGCCGACATCTCCAGCCTCCGGGGCTCGCCGGAGGAGGCGCCGGCCCTCGCGGTCGCGGCCGAGGAGGCCCTGGCCGCGTTCCCCAAGCCGACCCTCGCCGCGGTGCGCGGGCACTGCGTGGGCGGCGGGGCGCAGCTCGCGGCGGCCTGTGATCTGCGGCTGGCCGAGGAAGGGGCACTGTTCGGGGTGACACCGGCGAAGCTCGGCGTCGTCTATCCGGCCTCCTCGACCCGCCGGCTGGTGTCCCTGGTCGGCCCGGCCACGGCCAAGTACCTGCTGTTCACGGGCGAGTTGATCGACGCCGGGCGGGCGCTGCGCACCGGCCTGGTGGACGAGGTGCTGCCCGAGGGGGAGCTGGACAAGCGGATAGCGGACCTGACCCGGGTCCTGGTGTCCCGCTCGCAGCTCACCCAGGCCGCCGCCAAGGAGTTCGCCGACGGCCGCACCGACCGTGACGCCTACTGGACCGCGCAGGCACGCGGCAGCGGTGACGTCGCGGAGGGAGTCGCCGCGTTCCTGGAGCGCAGGCGGCCGCGCTTCACCTGGAGCGTGTCCGGGTCCGGGTGA
- a CDS encoding ATP-binding protein, translating into MDDHGRGDGPRPAGGGAERLPDPLPYEGVWRFTAAAVDASVPQARHAVRDLLLRQGVPVSDDLVHGLLLIVSELVTNAVRHAALLSPVLAVEVAVGAEWVRVSVEDNHPYRPTALEADHGRTGGRGLLLVREVAREAGGVVDVEHTASGGKVIWAALPLKPAALS; encoded by the coding sequence ATGGACGATCATGGGCGCGGGGACGGCCCGCGCCCAGCGGGGGGCGGCGCGGAGCGGCTGCCGGATCCCCTGCCGTACGAAGGTGTCTGGCGGTTCACCGCGGCCGCGGTGGACGCCTCGGTCCCGCAGGCCCGGCACGCGGTGCGGGACCTGCTGCTGCGCCAGGGCGTGCCGGTCTCCGACGACCTGGTGCACGGCCTGCTGCTGATCGTCTCCGAGCTGGTCACCAACGCGGTCCGGCACGCGGCGCTGCTGTCGCCGGTGCTCGCCGTGGAGGTGGCCGTCGGAGCCGAATGGGTGCGGGTGTCCGTGGAAGACAACCATCCCTACCGCCCCACCGCCCTGGAGGCCGACCACGGCCGGACCGGCGGCCGGGGACTGCTCCTGGTGCGCGAGGTGGCCCGGGAGGCGGGCGGGGTGGTCGACGTGGAGCACACCGCGAGCGGCGGCAAGGTGATCTGGGCCGCCCTGCCGCTCAAACCCGCGGCCCTCTCCTGA
- the idi gene encoding isopentenyl-diphosphate Delta-isomerase — translation MPITPATATHSSSNGTAEAILLELVDEKGVTIGTAEKLAAHQPPGQLHRAFSVFLFDERGRLLLQQRALGKYHSPGVWSNTCCGHPYPGEAPFAAAARRTYEELGVSPSLLAEAGTVRYNHPDPASGLVEQEFNHLFVGLVQAPLGPDPEEVAQTAFVTAAELAERHARDPFSAWFMTVLDAARPAVRELTGPSAGW, via the coding sequence CGAACGGCACCGCAGAGGCGATTTTGCTGGAACTGGTCGACGAGAAGGGCGTGACGATCGGTACGGCGGAGAAGCTCGCCGCCCATCAGCCGCCGGGGCAGCTGCACCGGGCGTTCTCGGTGTTCCTCTTCGACGAGCGGGGCCGGCTGCTGCTCCAGCAGCGGGCGCTCGGCAAGTACCACTCCCCCGGTGTGTGGTCCAACACCTGCTGCGGTCACCCCTACCCGGGCGAGGCGCCGTTCGCGGCGGCGGCCCGGCGCACGTACGAGGAGCTTGGCGTGTCGCCGTCGCTGCTCGCGGAGGCCGGCACGGTCCGGTACAACCACCCGGACCCCGCCTCGGGCCTGGTGGAGCAGGAGTTCAACCATCTGTTCGTCGGCCTGGTGCAGGCACCGCTCGGGCCGGACCCGGAGGAGGTCGCCCAGACCGCCTTCGTGACGGCGGCCGAGCTGGCCGAGCGGCATGCCAGGGACCCGTTCTCGGCCTGGTTCATGACCGTGCTGGACGCCGCCCGCCCGGCGGTCAGGGAACTGACCGGCCCCTCCGCCGGCTGGTAG